The proteins below are encoded in one region of Amycolatopsis magusensis:
- a CDS encoding ABC transporter substrate-binding protein: MLQSRGARTRRIALIGLSGALALSVTACAESQRDAGADNAGTFIFGAAGNPKMFDPVFNDEGETFRITRQMYDTLLQNKPGTAEVVGSLAEKWESSNEGKTWTFNLRKGVTFHDGTPFNAAAVCFNFDRWFNMKGQAAQSQMIYYGDVFEGFAANEGDAAGDPVYKNCEAKDDSTAVLNLNKAKGAFPAAFTLPSLSISSPDALKKYNADQVTQTGDSFSYSDYANLHPTGTGPFKFEGYDQGKGEITLVRNDAHWEKAKLDKLIFKVIKDENGRKQALKAGDIQGFDYPAPADYQLLRNEGQNVLIRPSFNVLYLGINQSGNPKLADVKVRQALAYGINREQFVKSKLAEGSEVATEFVPKAIAGYTEDVPKYAYDPEKAKQLLKEAGAEGLSLKFYYPTEVTRPYMPNPADTFTSISEDLKAIGINIEPIAKPWNGGYKDDVQKHGKHDLHLLGWTGDYNDAGNFVGTFFGREKPEFGFKNDQLFQALAAADGTQGDGPHAQAYQGVNKQIMEFLPAVPIAYPTPALVVGPKVQGMVPSPLTDERFNTVSLG, encoded by the coding sequence ATGCTCCAATCGCGAGGCGCTCGAACGCGTCGAATCGCCCTGATCGGGCTATCCGGTGCGCTCGCGCTCTCTGTGACCGCCTGTGCCGAATCCCAGCGTGACGCCGGGGCCGACAACGCAGGCACGTTCATCTTCGGAGCCGCCGGCAACCCGAAGATGTTCGATCCCGTCTTCAACGACGAGGGCGAGACCTTCCGCATCACCCGGCAGATGTACGACACGCTGCTGCAGAACAAGCCGGGTACCGCCGAGGTCGTCGGCTCGCTCGCGGAGAAGTGGGAGTCCAGCAACGAGGGCAAGACCTGGACGTTCAACCTGCGCAAGGGCGTGACCTTCCACGACGGCACCCCGTTCAACGCCGCGGCCGTCTGCTTCAACTTCGACCGCTGGTTCAACATGAAGGGCCAGGCGGCCCAGAGCCAGATGATCTACTACGGCGACGTGTTCGAGGGCTTCGCGGCCAACGAGGGCGACGCCGCCGGCGACCCGGTCTACAAGAACTGCGAAGCCAAGGACGACTCGACCGCCGTTCTGAACCTGAACAAGGCGAAGGGTGCCTTCCCGGCCGCGTTCACCCTGCCGTCGCTGTCGATCTCCAGCCCGGACGCGCTGAAGAAGTACAACGCCGACCAGGTCACCCAGACCGGCGACTCCTTCTCCTACAGCGACTACGCGAACCTGCACCCGACCGGCACCGGTCCGTTCAAGTTCGAGGGCTACGACCAGGGCAAGGGCGAGATCACCCTGGTCCGCAACGACGCCCACTGGGAAAAGGCCAAGCTCGACAAGCTCATCTTCAAGGTGATCAAGGACGAGAACGGGCGCAAGCAGGCGCTCAAGGCCGGTGACATCCAGGGCTTCGACTACCCGGCGCCCGCGGACTACCAGCTGCTGCGCAACGAGGGTCAGAACGTGCTGATCCGCCCCTCGTTCAACGTGCTCTACCTGGGCATCAACCAGTCGGGCAACCCGAAGCTGGCCGACGTGAAGGTGCGCCAGGCGCTGGCCTACGGCATCAACCGCGAGCAGTTCGTGAAGAGCAAGCTGGCCGAGGGTTCCGAGGTCGCGACCGAGTTCGTGCCCAAGGCGATCGCCGGTTACACCGAGGACGTGCCGAAGTACGCGTACGACCCGGAGAAGGCCAAGCAGCTGCTCAAGGAAGCCGGCGCCGAGGGCCTGTCGCTGAAGTTCTACTACCCGACCGAGGTCACCCGGCCGTACATGCCGAACCCGGCGGACACCTTCACCTCGATCTCCGAGGACCTCAAGGCCATCGGCATCAACATCGAGCCGATCGCCAAGCCGTGGAACGGCGGGTACAAGGACGACGTGCAGAAGCACGGCAAGCACGACCTGCACCTGCTGGGCTGGACCGGTGACTACAACGACGCCGGTAACTTCGTCGGGACCTTCTTCGGCCGCGAGAAGCCGGAGTTCGGGTTCAAGAACGACCAGCTGTTCCAGGCGCTGGCGGCCGCCGACGGCACCCAGGGCGACGGCCCGCACGCCCAGGCCTACCAGGGCGTGAACAAGCAGATCATGGAGTTCCTGCCCGCGGTCCCGATCGCGTACCCGACCCCGGCGCTGGTCGTCGGGCCGAAGGTGCAGGGCATGGTGCCCAGCCCGCTCACCGACGAGCGCTTCAACACGGTGAGCCTCGGATAG
- a CDS encoding uridine kinase family protein, producing the protein MLAGRPALGGVRLVAVDGPSGAGKTTLAGNLLTEFTERGVDALGIGTDEFATWDDPVSWWPRLRAGVLRPLARGRGGAYRRMDWTSGIPVPGESITVRVPEVLVLEGVSAGRASVRAHLTCLAWLDGLDQATRLERAVSRDGERERKHLREWQDFELGWFLADRTAAAATVRIESNAVRPFVPVAPKFATHSHYS; encoded by the coding sequence GTGCTCGCGGGGCGGCCCGCGCTCGGCGGCGTCCGGCTGGTCGCCGTCGACGGGCCGTCCGGCGCGGGCAAGACCACGCTGGCGGGCAACCTGCTCACCGAATTCACCGAGCGCGGGGTCGACGCGCTCGGCATCGGCACCGACGAATTCGCCACCTGGGACGATCCGGTGTCCTGGTGGCCCCGCCTGCGCGCCGGTGTGCTCCGGCCGCTCGCGCGCGGCCGCGGCGGTGCCTATCGCCGGATGGACTGGACCTCCGGCATCCCCGTCCCGGGTGAGTCGATCACTGTGCGTGTACCCGAGGTCCTGGTGCTCGAGGGCGTTTCCGCGGGCCGGGCCTCGGTGCGTGCTCACCTAACGTGCTTGGCCTGGCTCGATGGTCTGGACCAGGCCACCCGGCTGGAACGCGCCGTTTCCCGCGACGGGGAAAGGGAGCGAAAGCACCTGCGCGAATGGCAGGACTTCGAACTCGGCTGGTTCCTCGCCGACCGCACGGCGGCCGCCGCGACGGTGCGCATCGAGTCCAACGCGGTGCGTCCGTTCGTACCAGTGGCGCCGAAATTCGCCACGCACAGTCATTATTCGTGA
- a CDS encoding ABC transporter permease, whose product MTNMLSRKKDKVDDLAATAGHSLAQQAIRRMSRSPVAITGAVITGLFVLLAAFAPLLTPKDPYERYLQSEVALGQGIIPGPQSGFPLGVDDFGRDLLSRMLVGAQQTLLVGVMATLIGLVIGMIIGGIAGAFGGWVDTVLMRLVDVMLSIPSLLLAISIAALAAKPSQWTVIIAVAMVSVPIFARLLRGTMLAQRSSDHVLAATSLGVKRHTIVLRHMLPNSLGPVIVQATLTLATSIIEAAALSFLGLGDPDPTRAEWGLMLGKAARQFLDIRPELAFYPAIAIIIVALGFTLLGESMREALDPKNRR is encoded by the coding sequence ATGACCAACATGTTGTCCCGCAAGAAGGACAAGGTCGACGACCTCGCCGCCACCGCCGGGCACAGCCTGGCGCAGCAGGCCATCCGCCGGATGTCGCGCAGCCCGGTGGCGATCACCGGCGCGGTGATCACCGGGTTGTTCGTCCTGCTGGCGGCGTTCGCGCCGCTGCTCACGCCGAAGGACCCGTACGAGCGGTACCTGCAGAGCGAAGTGGCGCTGGGCCAGGGGATCATCCCCGGTCCGCAGTCCGGCTTCCCGCTCGGTGTCGACGACTTCGGCCGCGACCTGCTCTCCCGGATGCTCGTCGGCGCGCAGCAGACCCTGCTCGTCGGCGTGATGGCCACGCTGATCGGCCTGGTCATCGGCATGATCATCGGCGGGATCGCGGGTGCGTTCGGCGGCTGGGTCGACACCGTGCTGATGCGCCTGGTGGACGTCATGCTGTCCATCCCGAGCCTGCTGCTGGCCATCTCGATCGCCGCGCTGGCGGCGAAGCCGAGCCAGTGGACGGTGATCATCGCGGTCGCCATGGTGAGCGTGCCGATCTTCGCCAGGCTCCTGCGCGGCACCATGCTCGCGCAGCGCTCCAGCGACCACGTGCTGGCGGCGACCTCGCTCGGCGTCAAGCGGCACACCATCGTGCTGCGGCACATGCTGCCGAACTCGCTGGGCCCGGTCATCGTGCAGGCCACGCTGACGCTGGCCACCTCGATCATCGAGGCGGCGGCGCTGTCGTTCCTCGGCCTCGGCGACCCGGACCCGACCCGTGCGGAGTGGGGCCTGATGCTGGGCAAGGCGGCCAGGCAGTTCCTGGACATCCGCCCGGAACTGGCCTTCTACCCGGCCATCGCGATCATCATCGTGGCGCTGGGCTTCACCCTGCTCGGGGAGTCCATGCGCGAGGCACTCGACCCGAAGAACAGGCGGTGA
- a CDS encoding N-acetylmuramoyl-L-alanine amidase, with amino-acid sequence MVLVAGCSAETPPAAPVSSVTPVTPPVAPPPVVSPSSAAPPVTSTPAAEAPVVVLDPGHNGGNAANPAAINRKVPAGRGRTKPCNTTGTTTNDGYAEHAFTFDVAQRAGKLLADKGIRVVFTRDDDTSVGPCVDKRAEIGNSAQAAAVVSIHADGNNSPGANGFHIAYSAPPLNDAQGEPAAKLTRSLRDSLRENGFRYSDYLGEEGLSAREDLAGLNLSERPAALVECGNMRNATEAARMSTADGRQQYAAGIAGGILSYLGA; translated from the coding sequence ATGGTGCTGGTGGCCGGCTGCTCGGCGGAAACACCCCCTGCGGCCCCGGTGAGTTCGGTTACGCCGGTTACGCCGCCGGTTGCCCCGCCGCCGGTGGTTTCGCCGTCGTCCGCGGCACCGCCGGTGACCAGCACGCCCGCTGCCGAAGCGCCGGTGGTCGTGCTCGACCCGGGGCACAACGGCGGCAACGCGGCCAACCCGGCGGCGATCAACCGCAAGGTGCCCGCCGGGCGCGGCCGGACCAAGCCCTGCAACACCACCGGCACCACCACGAACGACGGTTACGCCGAGCACGCGTTCACCTTCGACGTGGCGCAGCGGGCCGGGAAACTGTTGGCGGACAAAGGAATCCGCGTGGTGTTCACCCGGGACGACGACACCTCGGTCGGGCCGTGCGTGGACAAGCGCGCGGAGATCGGCAACTCGGCGCAGGCCGCGGCGGTGGTCTCCATCCACGCGGACGGCAACAACTCGCCCGGCGCGAACGGCTTCCACATCGCCTACTCGGCGCCGCCGTTGAACGACGCGCAGGGTGAACCGGCGGCGAAACTGACCCGGTCGCTGCGGGATTCCTTGCGGGAGAACGGATTCCGCTACTCCGACTACCTCGGCGAAGAGGGACTCTCGGCGCGCGAGGACCTGGCGGGACTGAACCTGTCCGAACGCCCGGCGGCCCTCGTCGAATGCGGGAACATGCGCAACGCCACCGAAGCCGCGCGAATGTCCACAGCGGACGGTCGGCAGCAGTACGCGGCGGGCATCGCCGGTGGGATCCTGAGTTACCTGGGCGCCTGA
- a CDS encoding winged helix-turn-helix transcriptional regulator, producing MGDFAGGADVFLADCPARLAVEIIADKWAVVVVFALSRGPRRHGDLIGLIGGISKKMLTQTLRRLERHGLVEREVFAEVPPRVEYRLTDLGSTLVEPIAVLTKWAESCGEAVVDAQERFDAQAPR from the coding sequence GTGGGTGACTTCGCTGGTGGAGCCGATGTTTTCCTCGCCGACTGCCCGGCCAGGCTGGCCGTGGAGATCATCGCCGACAAGTGGGCGGTGGTGGTCGTCTTCGCCCTCAGCCGCGGCCCGCGGCGGCACGGCGACCTGATCGGGCTCATCGGCGGCATCTCGAAGAAGATGCTCACCCAGACCCTGCGCCGCCTCGAACGGCACGGGCTGGTCGAGCGCGAGGTGTTCGCCGAGGTGCCGCCGCGCGTGGAGTACCGGCTCACCGACCTCGGCAGCACGCTGGTGGAGCCGATCGCCGTGCTCACCAAGTGGGCGGAGAGCTGCGGCGAAGCGGTGGTCGACGCGCAGGAGCGCTTCGACGCTCAGGCGCCCAGGTAA
- a CDS encoding DNA polymerase III subunit gamma and tau, with protein sequence MALALYRKYRPATFAEVVGQEHVTEPLRTALAAGRINHAYLFSGPRGCGKTSSARIMARSLNCEQGPTPDPCGECSSCRALAPEGSGSIDVTELDAASHGGVEDARELRDRAFYAPAESRYRVFIIDEAHMVTTQGFNALLKIVEEPPEHLIFIFATTEPDKVLTTIRSRTHHYPFRLIPPSSMRELLERNVEAEGVPVEPAVFPLVIRAGGGSARDTQSVLDQLLAGAGPEGVTYDRAVSLLGVTDVALIDDMVEGLAADDSTAVFGTVERLAEAGHDPRRFATDLLDRLRDLVILRSVPDAATRGLVSAPEDELNRMVAQAERAGLATLSRYAEIVHNGLLEMRGATAPRLLLELLCARMLLPSAADGEAALLQRLERLERRATVAPAPAVEGAPAPSASVAPSASAASVASVASAGASERFQRPSQRSADAAEPAPVAAPPAPVVAPAAAVSAPPAPAVVPPAPEPEPASGGLDAAAVRRVWPELLAAIRKIPGGRSTEAMLTQAGVQSVDGSSVVLTHTAEPLARRLAEPHNSDKIAGALREVLGGEWRVTCVHGNAKPPAAAAAQPQRQAPQPQHSAQQAAEERPQQRFRRPSEGRPAPQQPQQQSPPEPPKPKVATSEPDIPLPPEPEDEDEYLEAATTPPPPNGSVPPPPPPPVPQADEVEEKAHRLLSEHLGARPLD encoded by the coding sequence GTGGCATTAGCGCTGTACCGCAAGTACCGCCCGGCGACCTTCGCCGAGGTGGTGGGTCAGGAGCACGTCACCGAGCCCCTGCGCACCGCGCTCGCGGCCGGGCGGATCAACCACGCCTACCTGTTCTCCGGGCCACGCGGCTGCGGCAAGACCTCCAGCGCGCGCATCATGGCCCGGTCGCTGAACTGCGAGCAGGGGCCCACGCCCGACCCCTGCGGCGAGTGCAGTTCGTGCCGCGCGCTCGCGCCAGAGGGCAGCGGCAGCATCGACGTCACCGAACTCGACGCGGCCAGCCACGGTGGTGTCGAGGACGCCCGCGAACTGCGTGACCGCGCCTTCTACGCGCCGGCCGAGTCGCGGTACCGCGTGTTCATCATCGACGAGGCGCACATGGTCACCACGCAGGGCTTCAACGCCCTGCTGAAGATCGTCGAAGAGCCGCCAGAGCACCTGATCTTCATCTTCGCCACCACCGAGCCGGACAAGGTGCTGACCACCATCCGCTCGCGGACGCACCACTACCCGTTCCGGCTCATCCCGCCGAGCTCCATGCGGGAGCTGCTGGAGCGCAACGTCGAGGCTGAAGGCGTGCCGGTGGAGCCCGCGGTGTTCCCGCTGGTCATCCGCGCCGGTGGGGGGTCCGCGCGGGACACGCAGTCCGTGCTGGACCAGCTGCTCGCCGGTGCCGGGCCGGAGGGCGTGACCTACGACCGCGCGGTGTCGCTGCTCGGGGTCACCGACGTGGCGTTGATCGACGACATGGTCGAGGGCCTGGCCGCGGACGACTCGACGGCCGTGTTCGGCACGGTCGAGCGCCTGGCCGAAGCCGGGCACGACCCGCGCCGCTTCGCCACGGACCTGCTGGACCGCCTGCGTGACCTGGTCATCCTGCGCTCGGTCCCGGACGCGGCCACCCGTGGTCTGGTCTCCGCGCCGGAGGACGAGCTGAACCGCATGGTCGCCCAGGCGGAACGGGCCGGGCTCGCGACGCTGTCGCGGTATGCGGAGATCGTGCACAACGGGCTGCTGGAGATGCGGGGCGCCACGGCTCCGCGGTTGTTGCTGGAGCTTCTGTGTGCTCGCATGCTGTTGCCTTCGGCCGCTGACGGTGAGGCGGCTTTGCTGCAGCGGCTGGAACGGCTGGAGCGGCGGGCCACGGTTGCTCCCGCTCCTGCTGTTGAGGGGGCTCCGGCTCCTTCGGCTTCTGTGGCTCCTTCAGCTTCTGCGGCTTCTGTGGCTTCTGTGGCGTCTGCGGGTGCGTCCGAGCGTTTCCAGCGGCCCTCGCAGCGTTCCGCCGATGCCGCCGAGCCCGCTCCGGTTGCGGCTCCTCCTGCTCCGGTTGTCGCGCCTGCTGCCGCTGTCTCCGCGCCGCCTGCCCCTGCCGTGGTTCCGCCTGCGCCTGAGCCGGAACCGGCTTCCGGGGGTCTGGACGCGGCGGCCGTGCGGCGGGTGTGGCCGGAGTTGCTGGCGGCCATCCGCAAGATCCCGGGCGGCCGCAGCACCGAGGCGATGCTGACGCAGGCCGGGGTGCAGAGCGTCGACGGGTCGTCCGTGGTGCTCACGCACACCGCCGAACCCCTCGCGCGCCGCCTCGCCGAGCCGCACAACTCCGACAAGATCGCCGGCGCCCTACGCGAGGTACTCGGCGGCGAGTGGCGGGTCACCTGCGTGCACGGCAACGCCAAACCCCCAGCGGCGGCAGCGGCGCAGCCGCAACGGCAGGCGCCCCAGCCGCAGCACAGCGCGCAGCAGGCGGCCGAAGAGCGCCCGCAGCAACGGTTCCGGCGCCCGTCCGAGGGCAGGCCGGCGCCCCAGCAGCCGCAGCAACAGTCGCCGCCGGAGCCGCCGAAGCCGAAGGTCGCCACCTCCGAGCCCGACATCCCCCTCCCGCCGGAGCCCGAGGACGAAGACGAATACCTGGAAGCGGCGACCACCCCGCCGCCCCCCAACGGTTCGGTCCCGCCGCCACCGCCGCCCCCGGTCCCCCAGGCGGACGAGGTGGAAGAAAAAGCGCACCGCCTACTCTCCGAACACCTAGGCGCCCGCCCCCTCGACTAA
- the recR gene encoding recombination mediator RecR, translated as MYEGVVQDLIDELGRLPGVGPKSAQRIAFHLLGADPVDIGRLQEVLGKVKEGVQFCEICGNVSEQANCRICRDVRRDLSLICVVEEPKDVLAVERTREFKGRYHVLGGSLDPLSGIGPDQLRIRELLARIGGEEVTEVIIATDPNTEGEATATYLVRMLRDFPGLSVTRLASGLPMGGDLEFADELTLGRALSGRRAL; from the coding sequence TTGTACGAAGGGGTGGTCCAGGACCTCATCGACGAGCTCGGGCGGCTGCCGGGGGTCGGGCCGAAGAGCGCCCAGCGCATCGCCTTCCACCTGCTCGGCGCCGACCCGGTGGACATCGGCAGGCTGCAGGAGGTCCTGGGCAAGGTCAAGGAGGGCGTGCAGTTCTGCGAGATCTGCGGCAACGTCTCCGAGCAGGCGAACTGCCGCATCTGCCGGGACGTCCGCCGCGACCTCTCGCTGATCTGCGTGGTCGAGGAGCCGAAGGACGTGCTCGCGGTGGAACGCACCCGCGAGTTCAAGGGCCGCTACCACGTGCTCGGCGGCTCGCTCGACCCGTTGTCCGGCATCGGCCCGGACCAGTTGCGCATCCGTGAGCTGCTGGCCCGCATCGGCGGCGAGGAGGTCACGGAGGTCATCATCGCCACCGATCCGAACACCGAGGGCGAGGCCACCGCGACCTACCTGGTCCGGATGCTGCGCGACTTCCCCGGGCTGTCGGTCACCCGGCTGGCTTCGGGCCTGCCGATGGGCGGCGACCTGGAGTTCGCCGACGAACTGACCCTGGGCCGCGCGCTGTCGGGCCGCCGCGCCCTGTGA
- a CDS encoding ABC transporter permease, with amino-acid sequence MLRFIVRRLLQAIPTLLILSILVFAWLRALPGGPAGALLGDKATPEKIAELNQILGLDQPIFIQYFKFLGRVLTGDFGNSLISTQPVLSEIGFALPATLELSIAALILAVGLGIPLGYIAARFRGGFLDNATIMATLVGVAVPVFFLGYLLQFVFAEQLGLFPVGGRQDTLIGATDVTGFAVLDGLLTQEWDASWDAIVHLVLPAAALATIPLAVIVRITRASVLDVLNEDFIRTAQSKGLAGPTIRRRHVLRNALLPVATTIGLQTGLLLGGAVLTERVFNLNGIGSLLAEGIERRDYPRLQALILLGAVVYVLVNMLVDISYGIIDPRVRVR; translated from the coding sequence ATGCTCCGATTCATCGTGCGTCGGTTGCTACAAGCGATCCCGACGCTGTTGATCCTGTCCATCCTTGTCTTCGCCTGGCTCCGCGCACTCCCCGGCGGACCGGCGGGCGCGTTGCTCGGCGACAAGGCCACCCCCGAGAAGATCGCCGAGCTGAACCAGATCCTCGGCCTCGACCAGCCGATCTTCATCCAGTACTTCAAGTTCCTCGGCCGCGTGCTCACCGGTGACTTCGGCAACTCGCTGATCTCCACCCAGCCCGTGCTCTCCGAGATCGGGTTCGCGCTCCCCGCGACCCTCGAGCTGTCCATCGCCGCGCTGATCCTCGCGGTCGGCCTCGGCATCCCGCTCGGCTACATCGCCGCCCGTTTCCGCGGTGGTTTCCTGGACAACGCCACGATCATGGCCACCCTGGTCGGGGTCGCCGTGCCGGTGTTCTTCCTCGGTTACCTGCTGCAGTTCGTCTTCGCCGAGCAACTGGGCCTGTTCCCGGTCGGCGGACGGCAGGACACGCTGATCGGCGCCACCGACGTGACCGGCTTCGCCGTGCTCGACGGGCTGCTGACCCAGGAGTGGGACGCGTCCTGGGACGCGATCGTGCACCTGGTGCTGCCCGCCGCGGCGCTGGCCACGATCCCGCTGGCGGTGATCGTCCGCATCACCCGTGCCTCGGTGCTCGACGTCCTGAACGAGGACTTCATCCGCACCGCCCAGTCCAAGGGGCTCGCCGGGCCGACCATCCGCCGCCGGCACGTGCTGCGCAACGCGCTGCTGCCGGTGGCCACCACGATCGGCCTGCAGACCGGCCTGCTGCTCGGCGGTGCCGTGCTGACCGAGCGGGTGTTCAACCTCAACGGCATCGGTTCGCTGCTGGCCGAGGGCATCGAGCGGCGTGACTACCCGCGGCTGCAGGCGCTGATCCTGCTCGGCGCGGTGGTCTACGTGCTGGTGAACATGCTGGTCGACATCTCCTACGGCATCATCGACCCGAGGGTGCGTGTGCGATGA
- a CDS encoding PPOX class F420-dependent oxidoreductase — protein sequence MKLPESTHRLFESTHHATVVTINPDGSPQASLVWAERDGDEILIGMEGGRPKARNLRRDPRVTLLIEDHEPDEVRGLRQYLLLHGTATITGPDIPAEFDALMDAQAQRYLNLPQYPFENRSSTTAVIARITPTRITGNGPWA from the coding sequence ATGAAGCTTCCCGAGAGCACGCACCGGCTGTTCGAGTCCACGCACCACGCCACCGTGGTCACCATCAACCCCGACGGCTCGCCCCAGGCTTCCCTGGTCTGGGCCGAACGCGACGGCGACGAAATCCTCATCGGCATGGAGGGCGGCCGCCCGAAGGCCCGCAACCTGCGGCGCGATCCGCGGGTCACCCTGCTCATCGAAGACCACGAACCGGACGAGGTGCGGGGGCTGCGCCAGTACCTCCTGCTGCACGGCACCGCCACCATCACCGGCCCCGACATCCCGGCCGAGTTCGACGCCCTCATGGACGCCCAGGCGCAGCGCTACCTGAACCTGCCGCAATACCCCTTCGAGAACCGGAGCTCCACCACCGCCGTCATCGCCCGGATCACCCCCACCCGAATCACCGGCAACGGCCCCTGGGCCTGA
- a CDS encoding alkaline phosphatase D family protein has product MPLNRRDLLRGAAAAGALGVAWPLSGGLTLAQAEEAAFALGASWDEAPFTVGVASGDPLPESVVLWTRLAPQPLAEEQPLPDTVEVEWVVATDSAFRRRVAHGTAPATAALGHSVHIAVTGLEPARRYYYRFRALGRTSRTGRTRTAPDGHVRRVRFASANCQAFHDGFYAAHRGIAQEDLDFVVHLGDYIYEHGQVGGDHVRDHEGPAVTTLPAYRRRHALYKSDPSLRAAHAAHPWFITWDDHEVVNDYSGTTPGLRARRDAGYQSWFEHMPVRPDHPTTPQVYRQRSWGDLLDLSILDLRQYRSAQNLPGGTILGGTQKAWLKDRISHAGDAWHCWVNSIMLSQLAKPGGGYYFTDQWDGFLAERREVLTHVHDTGMPDLVVITGDWHSAFVDDIRPDFDNPDAPVIGTEFTAHSISSGAYSPEWNAANGPVMGGANPHLKYFEGNRYGYDVYEVTPRRWSTHMRVIGDRRDPNSPVSTLTTFHVDRGKAGSHEDRGTRTSPAQYRRDR; this is encoded by the coding sequence ATGCCGCTGAACCGTCGGGATCTGCTGCGCGGGGCCGCCGCCGCGGGCGCACTGGGCGTGGCCTGGCCACTGAGCGGCGGGCTCACGCTCGCACAAGCCGAGGAGGCCGCCTTCGCACTCGGCGCCAGCTGGGACGAAGCGCCGTTCACGGTGGGCGTCGCGTCGGGTGATCCACTGCCGGAGAGCGTGGTGCTCTGGACCAGGCTCGCGCCGCAGCCGCTCGCCGAGGAACAGCCGCTGCCGGACACCGTCGAGGTCGAATGGGTGGTGGCGACCGACTCCGCCTTCCGCCGCCGGGTCGCCCACGGAACCGCGCCCGCCACCGCGGCACTCGGGCACAGCGTGCACATCGCGGTCACCGGGCTCGAGCCCGCGCGGCGGTACTACTACCGGTTCCGCGCGCTGGGCAGGACCAGCCGCACCGGCCGGACCCGCACCGCGCCCGACGGTCACGTGCGGCGCGTCCGCTTCGCCTCGGCGAACTGCCAGGCCTTCCACGACGGCTTCTACGCCGCCCACCGCGGAATCGCCCAGGAGGACCTCGATTTCGTGGTGCACCTCGGCGACTACATCTACGAGCACGGCCAGGTCGGCGGCGACCACGTGCGCGACCACGAAGGCCCCGCGGTGACCACGCTGCCCGCTTACCGCAGGCGGCACGCGCTGTACAAGAGCGACCCGTCGCTGCGGGCCGCGCACGCCGCCCACCCCTGGTTCATCACCTGGGACGACCACGAGGTCGTCAACGACTACAGCGGCACTACCCCGGGCCTGCGCGCGCGACGCGACGCCGGGTACCAGTCGTGGTTCGAGCACATGCCGGTCCGCCCCGACCACCCGACGACACCGCAGGTCTACCGGCAGCGGTCGTGGGGCGACCTGCTCGACCTGTCGATCCTGGACCTGCGGCAGTACCGGTCGGCGCAGAACCTGCCCGGCGGCACCATCCTCGGCGGCACGCAGAAGGCGTGGCTCAAGGACCGGATCAGCCACGCCGGCGACGCGTGGCACTGCTGGGTGAACTCGATCATGCTGAGCCAGCTCGCCAAGCCCGGCGGCGGCTACTACTTCACCGACCAGTGGGACGGCTTCCTCGCCGAACGCCGCGAGGTGCTCACCCACGTGCACGACACCGGGATGCCGGACCTCGTGGTGATCACCGGTGACTGGCACTCCGCCTTCGTGGACGACATCCGGCCCGATTTCGACAACCCCGACGCGCCGGTGATCGGCACCGAGTTCACCGCGCACTCGATCTCGTCGGGCGCCTACTCACCGGAGTGGAACGCGGCGAACGGCCCGGTGATGGGCGGGGCGAACCCGCACCTGAAGTACTTCGAGGGCAACCGGTACGGCTACGACGTCTACGAGGTCACGCCGCGGCGGTGGAGCACGCACATGCGGGTGATCGGCGACCGGCGTGACCCGAACTCGCCGGTCAGCACGCTGACCACGTTCCACGTCGACCGCGGCAAGGCCGGTTCGCACGAGGACCGCGGCACTCGGACCTCCCCGGCCCAGTACCGGCGCGATCGATAG
- a CDS encoding YbaB/EbfC family nucleoid-associated protein has translation MVQPGGGFDMQQILQQAQKMQEQLVSAQDELAKAEVTGTAGGGLVTAVVSGGLELKSLTIDPKVVDPEDTETLADLVVAAVRDATANAQKLTEEKLGPLAGGLGGGGMPDLGGLGLPGLPGQ, from the coding sequence ATGGTGCAACCCGGCGGCGGCTTCGACATGCAGCAGATCCTGCAGCAGGCGCAGAAGATGCAGGAGCAGCTGGTCAGCGCGCAGGACGAACTGGCGAAGGCCGAGGTCACCGGCACCGCGGGCGGTGGACTGGTGACCGCGGTGGTCAGCGGCGGTCTCGAGCTGAAGAGCCTGACCATCGACCCCAAGGTGGTCGACCCCGAGGACACCGAGACCCTGGCCGACCTGGTGGTCGCCGCCGTCCGCGACGCCACGGCCAACGCGCAGAAGCTCACCGAGGAGAAGCTCGGCCCGCTCGCCGGCGGTCTCGGTGGCGGCGGCATGCCGGACCTGGGTGGTCTCGGCCTGCCCGGGCTGCCCGGTCAGTAA